TCTAATGCAAAAGCCTTAAGTGATAATGTGTGTTTAAGATTAGTTTTTTGTGCTCTTTGTGATAgcagggaaggagagagaagagtagGGCCAGGCATGTGACTAAGGTCTCATGTCGTATTCAACACTCACATGTTActgttttgtgatttgtttgaaCAAACCACCAATATGGCCCTGATACTTGTTTTAGATGTCAGTTCATagaaatacaattttttttgttatgagGACCAAAACTTAATTGATAtttatgtgatgtgattttatgTCTGCAGGCTGAACTCAACAGTTGAGTGCGTTCCCTACCACCTGCAGCTCTCGCCGGAAAATGCCTTGCAACTCATTCAACAGTATCCTGCTGCAAAGCTCTCAACCTACATCTGTTACACAGACCTGCCACTGGCCAATTCTTCTAAAGTCATGAATCTATCTTTACAGCTGCATAATGTCATTCAGGCCTATGATCGTTTATATACTCAGTTGAGAAATTCAAACATGCGACTTACCAGTGATATGAACTGTGTCTGTGATGACACCTTGACTTCACTGACCTCATATATGACATTGTGGCTGACTGTTCAGACAATGTCCCCACTCGTTATCTGGTGAATGACGCCTGTGTGCTCAGTGGCAAGCCTCTGGTGTCAGCAAGTGCCCTGAGAGTGGATGGGCAGGTAAGATGGAAATCTTACGTCAGTTTGACAAGAATCCATCAGCTTGTACTTTATCTTGTACCGTGTGTGTAGTTGACAGTGTATAACTATCGTGGAGGCCCCTGCTACAGATGTCTGTACCCAAAACCTCCACCCCCAGAGACAGTGACCAACTGTTCTGATGGAGGGGTTTTAGGAGTGGGTGAGTCTTGTTTCTTTATGTGCCCAGAAACCATTAATACACAGCACAATCTGTTTAATTAAGAGTTATTGGTATAATATTCCACTTCTCTCTAAGTTCCAGGGATAATGGGCTGCTTTCAAGCTTTGGAAGTCCTCAAGATTGCCTCAGGACAAGGCTGTATCCTTTTTACTCccacataacatacatacagtaccttCTTTGGTCATTTTGTTGCTTTACATAAGTAGTTTTCTGCTTAGTCATCTGGATGAGTCAAGAAATAACTGCTGAAAGGGTTTTCATTGTAGCAGAGTTAGGGATTAGAAGGCTGTTTTGTGcctgactgataaaataaagtaaaaacaggCAGAAATATTTAGTCTGCATCCTCTGCACTCTGCTGACTCTTCATTTGCGATTCCTATGAGAACTCTTCCGAAGTGTGTTGTGGTTACAGTGTTCTCATGCTAATATTGAGACTTAAATCAGAGAATAGACTTGTCCTATCCTGCCTTTGGTCTTGCGTTGTAATACCCGTGCTAACACCTGGCCTGTTATGCATCAGCCCGGGAagtatttcactgttttcaacCAAAACGGTTGAGCGTTGCTATGATGTTTACACACAAATGGAAGTCATGTCATCTGCTTCTCCAACTCAAGCGGCAGTGGTGCTTTTCAAAAAAGTGGCCTTTTCCTTGACCGGGGTGTGGCAGCTTCCTGTGGCCAGCAGCTGGTGATGTTTGACGCTCAAGATGCCAGATTCAGGTCCATCAAATTGCGGCCCAAGCAGGCCGACTGTGTAGTGTGCGGAGAAAACCCCAGTATAACCCAACTGGTGGACTACGAGGCTTTCTGTGGGGCTGCTGCCACAGATAAGGTTGGTCATGAGGGTTATGCACATACTCACAGGAATGTTGCTTTTTGAAATGATAGAAAAGGTTTCCCCATATCAACTGGACTCTGCCAGTTAATACAACACATGATTATTCTCTAATCATAGAAGAAAATCTCTCATTGCTTGATTTGCCGTGTGTTTCAGTGCCGCAAACTCAACCTCCTTTCCAGAGATCAGAGGATCACAGTCCAGGTAGGGAACATGTACCAAAGAACAGTCGGCCATTTCGTGACTCCCTGTATTTAGTGCCGTTTATTGTATGATTACACGCAATTTTCTCAGTTTTCGTTTGCATTCATAAACTGATTACATCTCAGCACTGACCCAACCCCAAATGGGAAATGACTAAACATGAGCCTGTAGATTTTCTATGGGAAAGAATAATATGTTCTATTTGGCAGCGAGGGCAGTGGCAGTGGATTGCATCTGTTTATGTTTCTGCAGAATTGGTGCTTTTCAAACCCGCTGAGTCATTAAGTGCAGAGATGGGGATCATGATTGATTGGGCTGTAATTGAGATTGTGCAAAAGGGGGCTCCAGTTAGAAACAGTTTTGTTTCCTGTGATTTAAGGAAAAGTAGTTCAAATGTTCGTATTAATCCACAAATCCAAGCAACCTTTTAACATTTGCTGTGAGTAATTTTGGATCCCTCTTTTAACCACAGATATAAATCAGTCTTTTCCAAAAGATGAAGCCACACCTctctataataataatgttcttGGTATTTGTGCATTAATaagtgttttaatgtaattCCAGGATTATAAAGCTGTAATTGACCATGCAGAGCCCCATCTCCTGTTGGACGTGCGCCCTCTTGTGGAGGTGGACATCTGCCACTTACCTTTCTCTCTCAGTATCCTTTGAGTGATGGAAATCTCACTTTGTCCTATTCTGAAGTGTCTGTCCTTGTTCATCCTGTTTCTGTGTGGTTTTCCTCCTTAATATTGCTGCCAGACATTCCCCTCTCGAGTTTAGAGGCTAGGAAGAGTGAACACATTCGATTACTTCAGGAAAGAATCAGCCAGTTGAAACAGCAGATGGCAGGTGACTGCCGGCCTCCAGGTAACATGTCAAAACACCATTTAGGGGCCCGTACATgttgtttgaaataaacagGCACGTAGAGCCACTCGTGCATATTCACAGTCCACTGTGTATTCTCATACTGCCGGGCCGGAGGCTTATTTTGGACAGCTAGTAGCAGGTTGTAATGGGGTTGCTAGGTGACCCCTTTTCCAAAACAAGTACGATCAACCTGAGCAGCTGGCCTGCTTCAGAGAaattaatattcaaaatgttattttggatATTCACTGTGTTGAACTTTATTTATCAATGAGCTAAATTTAGCCTTGTGGACTTCTTTTTTATGATATTGTTCTTATCTGCATCTCTTTGGGATCTCAACCATTCACCTCGTCTCACGTGTGTGCAGCGTTTTGTCCCCTACAGTGTTTCTCTACGTTCTTTTATCATAGAAAGTAGCTACGGTTCAGTGTTTTGAAGTAAATTAGTCATTTCAGGAAGTCTCtgagtgttttttcctctctcctgctttctCCAGTGTACATAATCTGTAAGCTGGGTAACGACTCTCAGAAGGCCGTGCAGGTTCTGGAGAAGATGAGTGGATCAGAAGTGGACGTCATCACAGTGAAAGACATCTGCGGAGGCCTCATGGCCTGGGCAAATAGAATAGATGCCACATTTCCACAATATTAATTGAttataaatacttttttgttaATAAACTCTGCATTTCATTTGTCATCCATACTGTTTTCTTTCTACAGAACATTGTGCTTTCAGGTAAATACCCTTTTAATGCCATGTCTTAATTGCCAAATCTCACACGCAGTGAGTGTAACAATGGGGCTCTTCCTAAAAATGCGTTGTGTAATCTACTGTGTATCAGTTCAGCAAAAACATGAGCTGGCAGTCAGATAACCCGTACGCATCCTTGCAAAATCAAGtccctcttcctgtttttcgTGTCGATGCATAGAAGTTCAGTTAATTGAACAGAAAGCTTCCTCATATCTAATATCTGAGTCCACACTTTCAGTGTCAGGGTccttaaacatacacacatggccCTATTTTACCTTTGAGCTGTTTATAAGCTCAGAGACAACACCGGAAAGACTGAAAGCTCTGATCAGAAAACTCAAAATTCTTCTTTATTcgtttatttattaaagaaaagtgaaataaacCCACTCTTCATTTTGCTTTAAGAACCCATTAAGTCCCCTCTTGAGGATTCCTGGACCCCTCTTTGGAAACCAGTGTATTACAAACTCGTGTagaataaagttttttttttttttcttggcatgACCAAGTTGAAATAACGGAAAAGAAAGGCACATGCGCATTGGTTCGAGCTCCATCGGAGGCGCCATTGCTTCACAGCGACTGTAGTTCAAGTTTTCCTCCCCACACATGGAAAGTCAGTTATGCGGAGATAATAAAAAGACTCCAAACCCCAGCGACGGTCGctggctctttttttcttttcttccccccttCTCCTCGTCAAGCGGGGGGAGTAGTCACAGCTGGAAGGATAATAAGATGCGCATGAATTTACAATCTGGAATAAAAgataagagaaaataaatggacGGCTCGGTTTGTCTCAGCGCGCCTGTGCGTAAAACTTCTGTCGGTATTTGTTGTGTGTAGTCTCCGACCGCTGCGCTGCGCTTTGCTGTGCGacttccacaaaaaaaaaaagaagtgcagaTATATAAACTTGAGAGTCCGCTTCCCTCAGTTGATGGAGTTAAAAAGTTTCTTCAGTCCACTCACAATGGAAAGAAAAGCGCCCTTCGCTGACTGTGAAGGTAAAGTATGATTTCAGAAGCGTTTACGGCGACGTTTAGGGTGGTTTTTTTAAAACTCGCTTTACGTGGTTGGATATAAGCTCAACTACACCAAAGTGTCTCCTGGATGTGTATATTTCAGCTCTTGTATAACTTGTTTTGCTGGCATTCTCGACTTCGGGTCGTGTTCTGCCAGCAAGCCAATCGAAAGTGGGAGGGGTGCAGATGTTCAGAAGCCTTGGATCCAGATGTTTGTGGAGGTTGAATTcttgtaaacacacaaatgatACGCTTTATCAACTTTTACGCGTCTTTTAGgctgttgtttcagtgttttgcgCACGAACACAAAGGGCCTGTTGTTGTGATAAGTTTACTAAAAGTCAAAATAAGAGTCGATAGTAAAGTTAAAACTAATGATAGTGTACACAAATGTTAAGTGGTGACTTCTTTAGCACTTCCCATTTACATAAAGGCAGTATGATCTAGCTCAAAGATAACTCTTAAGAGGCACAAGGACCAAAACAATGCAAggcaacagcaacacaacactaGTAATCATGTGAAAGATAACAAAGAGGAAGTTTAACAAGCAAGTTAAACTATTAATGAATGTGTTGTGgtcttcatttcaaaatatgttGATGTGGTTGGTGTTAATTAAGACGGCAGATGAAGGCTGAAgcatgtctttatttatttttttaaatgaattgaGCTAAATGGGAAGAAAAGTGGCTTCATTCATACTTCGCCTTACAGCACAACAGAACGAGAGCCTCATGATGTGCGCCGGCCCTTTACTTTCTCTACTGTATGCAGAATAGgtgaatatttttcattataaaaATAGCACcatgtgtctttgtctgtgtgtgtgtgtgtgtgtgtgtgtgtatgtttgtggtgACAGGCTTCCTGTGGTCAGAGTGGATTACTGACCTCAGTAAGGAGAAGGAGCACCACTCCAGAATATGAAGTTTGTTGCAGTGATTTTGCTGCAGAAGTCTGCGGATCGTTCAAAAACTTTTACTCCATCACCTGCCCATCTCGTGAGCGGCGGATCAGCTATAACTCTCTTAATTTATGAAAAACAATGTCACTTTGATAagaaacacacagtgctgaCTCACCGCGACTGATGAGGATCAAAGATTCCCCCTCCCAAGAATCTATCCACAGAGATCCAACTGTGCTTTTTTCTACCAGCCTTCACTGAAAACCCTCCACTATTCAGCGTTTCACGTCGCCATTGGAAAAAACCCAATGTCTGCCTCCTCTCCCCCATCCTTACCTCGAGCCTTCCTCCACTCTCTCCATCCGCACCACCCATCCTCGCCGTCGCCCGGAGTGATCTACACCCGGCTGTCCAACGGCAGCCACAGCGTCCCCAGCCCCACCAACTCCCGCAGCTCCTTCCATGGGGTCTCCTTCCTTCTGCAGATAGGATTGACCAGAGAGACAGTGAACCTGGAAGCCAATGACCTGTCGCTGTCCTCTGTCAAGGACCTGGTGTGCTCTATAGTGGACCAGAAGGTAAGAGTCTCATCTCATTCTAGCACCCCTTCATATGATTCACACTCTGTTTTCAGCTAGAGAGGACACCCTTTATCAAACATCTTTTCACTAATGTCCTTCTGGTTTtccacaaacacatacaaacctATTACAGATAGCTTGTTTTCAAACTTCAGCAGTAATACCGACAGCAGGAGAGGGCCAACGTGATGCACCAACATGTGTTTTGCCATCTTCTACCATATTCATCTGTTTAGGTTTTATTTTCCAAAGCAGACATCTGGGCCTTGTGCACCAAAATGAGTCAAGCACCGCAGAAGcatgcacacagcagcactgatgcTCCTCCAGTTACAGGACACAGTCTAGTAGCTCCAGTTATTTACATTGTGGGATAATGTTGCTGGACTTGCATGATGCAAGAGCACGCATACAAGctcatacgcacacacatatacaacacTGCTCTGTGGTTTTGCTCGGCCCGTGTGATGTTGGACCTGCTTTATTTTCCATGATATTGGCAAAGTGTTGTAATGACACTGGAGTGTAGCCTCAGCGTAAGAAGCAGCTTTTAAACACAAGTATTGGCTGTGTCATTCGTGCAAGAACATCCTAAGTGCATATCAGCGGCGCCAGCTTTAATTTGCCTGTTCTTGTTAGTTTGTGCTGAAAGTGGTCAGGCAGCTCTGATCATGGTTTGTGtctaccagtgtgtgtgtgtgtgtgtgtctgtttataaCACGCAAAGTCAGAATGAgggtaaaacattttaatttttgtttctAATCCAAAGTGGCCCCCGTATAATAATAAAGCACTGTAAAACTGCAACATCACAGAAGTTAGGTCTTTTATATGGAGTGTTTTTCTCTGCCAGGAAAATATGTTCATTGTGCTACTACAAAATAAGATCaagaaaatatttcacataaaCCGGAGCATTAAACTAGCataaaaaatgtacagtaaGTAACACAATAAGTATTGCTGCTTGTTGATAAGTTGATAACATTTATGCTTATTGAGTCACTAAATATATTCTATTTGTAAACAGGTTATCTCAGTAATTGTCTTCTCTGAGCCCATGGATGTGTACTTCATTGTTGTGTGGGATTAATGGTGTGCAAAGCCTGCTGGAATAATGAAATGGCTCCTGTG
This DNA window, taken from Larimichthys crocea isolate SSNF chromosome XXIV, L_crocea_2.0, whole genome shotgun sequence, encodes the following:
- the mocs3 gene encoding adenylyltransferase and sulfurtransferase MOCS3 gives rise to the protein MNPKRTEQEASAMAQEVCSLKAQLQEKREEIAALKEKLAQLEKSHNSVELHDKVTPLTPLKAKAALSNEDIMRYSRQLLLPELGVQGQLNLSKTSVLIVGCGGLGCPLAQYLAAAGIGRLGLLDYDEVELSNLHRQVLHGEENQGMAKALSAANAVNRLNSTVECVPYHLQLSPENALQLIQQYDIVADCSDNVPTRYLVNDACVLSGKPLVSASALRVDGQLTVYNYRGGPCYRCLYPKPPPPETVTNCSDGGVLGVVPGIMGCFQALEVLKIASGQGSSCGQQLVMFDAQDARFRSIKLRPKQADCVVCGENPSITQLVDYEAFCGAAATDKCRKLNLLSRDQRITVQDYKAVIDHAEPHLLLDVRPLVEVDICHLPFSLNIPLSSLEARKSEHIRLLQERISQLKQQMAGDCRPPVYIICKLGNDSQKAVQVLEKMSGSEVDVITVKDICGGLMAWANRIDATFPQY